A region of the Lycium barbarum isolate Lr01 chromosome 1, ASM1917538v2, whole genome shotgun sequence genome:
ATAAGAAAATTTCCGGGACAAACTGAGTCAACATTGAGTGCTGAGGTTGAGTTAATTTTGACAATCACAGAGAAGAAGTCCTTGACTCGGCCGCCAATTCAGATGGAATTTCAGGTAAATATTTTCCCTCCTAAGAGACCTGATAATTGTGTTCGCTTAAGTTGACGATTTTCTTTATCCCTTGTATGGATCTTTTGGAGGGCTTTTTGTGGGGTGGGGTAAATTAATTTCGACAATGGCGTTCTTTCCTTGTTTTGCAATGGTTTATTCTATTGGCGCTAGAGTTCGTGACAAATTTTTTGTGCTTTGCAGGTTCTCATGTCTACAGCATCTGGTTTGCGTGTTCGGTTTCTTAAGGTATGTTTGCCAAACTTACAATTAAATAGTGGTCTCCTTTGGTATGATATCTGCTTCATGTAAGTCAATTTTGTGCAGGTGTGGGAGAAGAGTGGCTACAACACAGTTGAGTGGGTTCGTTAAATCACTAAAGCTGCTTCGTACGAGATAAGGTGCTAAGATGAAAGAACTACTTGAGTTGAGGTTGTCTTCGATTGATAGTCGGTGTAAAAATTAATCTTTTTGAGGGATGGAATCATACCAACACTTATGCACCGAATCCTGTTAGGACTTTAAATGTGTGTGGGCGAGaatagtactaggatgggtgacccgcAAAGAGTTCTAATGTTTCACCTGTTACTGACCCCAACTAGTTTGGAATTGAGGCGGAGCttgattatctttttttttttttttggttgttgttgttgttgttgtgagtgaTTTGTGAGGACTAACAGAAGAGACCTTTAGTTAATACTTGTCTAGTCCTTTTgcttattgttgttggtttgtttGATATATTTTCCCACACAAATTACTGTATCTTTGTCTAGCTGGTTCCTGGAAATGAATTAGAAGCTATTTAACCTTCTATTAATTGAAATGTTTTCTTTTGGTTCTATCATATGTGGATTAATGACATAGAGTTTGGAAAAGTTTGAAAGAAAAGTAGACTAAATCGTGTAACACTTCCTTttttaattgttgaagttgtttaATATTTTATGTATTTGTATTAGTTTGGTGAATTGTTGGCAGTTATTTGAGTTGGTTTTAGTTGAGtataaaattattttcatcttgacAGGTGGGCAGTTGCAAAAGCAGCTAGATCCTACCAATTTTTttgcagaataccgacctcatgaggtcggtctcctgcaaaatatttccagaaattgtaaattaccgacctcatgaatTCGGTCTCCTGCAAAATATTCCTAGAAACTGAAAAttaccaacctcatgaggtcggttttctgcaaaatattccaaaaaattgcaaattaccgacctcatgaggtcgggttTCTGTAAAAAAATTCAGAAATTGTAATATACCGACCTCACGTGGTCGGTAATCTAAAACaatattatatattcatataaattaccgacctcgtgaggtcaaAAAGTTTAAAAATAAGTCAATATACCGACCCTGTGAGGTCGGTAATGattttgtaaaaaatatatatatatattactataccgacctcatgaggtcggtaaattaAAAAACTTTTATCTAGCTTAAAaattttaccgacctcatgaggtcggttttttgcgacctcatgaggtcggtaaaattTCCGACCCACTGTTTGCCGACCTAAgcttgaggtcggttttttgagaaaaccgacctcatgaggtctgTAATAGCCATTTTTTGAGGTCGGGAAATCCTCTAGTGATAGGTGGTGTTGTTAAACTCAAAATAGTCAATCGTAAGAGGAAATACACCCCTATGGATATAGTaaatgatgtcaaaaatgaatttGGCGTTGATGTGTCTTACATGCTGGCCT
Encoded here:
- the LOC132630694 gene encoding AP-2 complex subunit mu-like isoform X2, which codes for MFALGVVIKIPVPKKTRKMNFQVTSGKAKYNSAIDCLVWKIRKFPGQTESTLSAEVELILTITEKKSLTRPPIQMEFQVLMSTASGLRVRFLKVWEKSGYNTVEWVR